Proteins encoded by one window of Actinocorallia herbida:
- a CDS encoding iron chaperone, with protein MVQSSASTVDAYVAELPGDRREAVARIRDLCLAELPGFTEEMSYGMPAYARENGAEIAFASQKQYISFYLLRTDVRAAFADRLAPHDMGKACLRFRGPAKIDYSLLRDLLRATAAAPGVPC; from the coding sequence ATGGTCCAGAGCAGCGCCTCCACCGTCGACGCCTACGTGGCCGAGCTCCCCGGGGATCGCCGGGAGGCCGTCGCGCGGATCCGGGACCTCTGCCTGGCCGAGCTGCCAGGCTTCACCGAGGAGATGTCCTACGGGATGCCCGCCTACGCCCGCGAGAACGGCGCGGAGATCGCGTTCGCGTCCCAGAAGCAGTACATCTCCTTCTACCTGCTGCGCACCGACGTCCGCGCCGCCTTCGCCGACCGCCTCGCCCCGCACGACATGGGCAAGGCGTGCCTCCGCTTCCGCGGTCCGGCCAAGATCGACTATTCCCTGCTCCGCGACCTCCTCCGGGCCACCGCCGCCGCCCCGGGCGTCCCCTGCTGA
- a CDS encoding DUF402 domain-containing protein: MTMQQDPATVRFSPGQEILHRQFTGERLVYVRAVRVVAHDELGLRLWIPRNTPMSATMTSDGRGLRDMPFAEWVHVERELTPMRWTGPDIFMYTPPDSGHSVMFFWYPKDQFFGWYVNLEEPGVLWQDENAAGIDITDQDLDMWVNRDLSWSWKDEHELEERLNYPDHYWVADADAVRAEGLRVARQIEQGAFPFDGTWCDFRPDPSWDLPRDLPAGWDRPRVRG, encoded by the coding sequence ATGACGATGCAGCAGGACCCGGCGACGGTGCGGTTCAGTCCCGGGCAGGAGATCTTGCATCGGCAGTTCACGGGGGAGCGGCTCGTCTATGTGCGGGCCGTCCGGGTCGTCGCCCATGACGAGCTGGGCCTCAGGCTGTGGATCCCGCGGAACACGCCGATGTCGGCGACGATGACGTCCGATGGGCGCGGCCTGCGCGACATGCCCTTCGCCGAGTGGGTCCACGTGGAGCGCGAGCTGACGCCGATGCGCTGGACCGGCCCGGACATCTTCATGTACACCCCGCCGGACTCGGGCCACTCGGTGATGTTCTTCTGGTACCCGAAGGACCAGTTCTTCGGCTGGTACGTGAACCTTGAGGAACCGGGTGTCCTCTGGCAGGACGAGAACGCCGCGGGAATCGACATCACCGACCAGGATCTGGACATGTGGGTCAACCGCGACCTGTCCTGGTCCTGGAAGGACGAGCACGAGCTCGAAGAGCGCCTGAACTACCCCGACCACTACTGGGTCGCCGACGCCGACGCCGTCAGGGCCGAGGGACTGCGCGTCGCCCGGCAGATCGAGCAGGGCGCGTTCCCCTTCGACGGCACCTGGTGCGACTTCCGCCCGGACCCGTCCTGGGACCTCCCGCGCGACCTCCCGGCCGGCTGGGACCGCCCCAGGGTCCGCGGGTAG